The following proteins come from a genomic window of Pseudomonas putida:
- the iscX gene encoding Fe-S cluster assembly protein IscX has translation MSLKWVDVLEIAIQLAESKPEVDPRYVNFVDLHRWVLALPEFSDDPSRGGEKVLEAIQAAWIDEAD, from the coding sequence ATGAGTCTGAAATGGGTTGATGTACTTGAGATCGCAATCCAGCTTGCAGAAAGCAAGCCTGAGGTCGATCCTCGTTATGTGAATTTTGTGGACCTGCACCGCTGGGTGCTGGCATTGCCCGAGTTCAGCGATGATCCGTCACGCGGCGGTGAGAAAGTGCTCGAGGCAATCCAGGCCGCCTGGATCGACGAAGCCGACTAA
- the rlmN gene encoding 23S rRNA (adenine(2503)-C(2))-methyltransferase RlmN has product MTTSTGKINLLGLTQPEMEQFFDSIGEKRFRAGQVMKWIHHFGVSDFAAMTNVGKVLREKLEAVAEIRPPEVVSEDISADGTRKWVIRVASGSCVETVYIPTDDRGTLCVSSQAGCALDCSFCSTGKQGFNSNLTAAEVIGQVWLANKSFGTVPAKVDRAITNVVMMGMGEPLLNFDNVIAAMKIMMDDLGYGISKRRVTLSTSGVVPMIDELAKHIDVSLALSLHAPNDELRNKLVPINKKYPLKMLLESCMGYMSTLGGKRVLTIEYTLLKDVNDQPEHAAQMIELLRDVPCKINLIPFNPFPHSGYERPSNNAIRRFQDLLHHGGFNVTTRTTRGDDIDAACGQLVGQVNDRTRRSERYIAVRQLSADVELPDSAASH; this is encoded by the coding sequence ATGACGACATCTACTGGCAAAATCAACCTGTTGGGTCTGACCCAGCCGGAAATGGAACAATTCTTCGACTCTATCGGGGAGAAGCGCTTCCGTGCCGGCCAGGTGATGAAATGGATTCACCATTTTGGCGTGTCCGACTTTGCGGCCATGACCAACGTAGGCAAGGTCTTGCGCGAAAAGCTCGAGGCCGTTGCCGAGATTCGCCCACCGGAAGTGGTCAGTGAAGACATTTCCGCTGACGGCACCCGCAAATGGGTGATCCGCGTTGCCTCCGGCAGCTGCGTCGAGACCGTCTATATTCCAACCGACGACCGCGGCACCCTGTGCGTATCGTCGCAAGCCGGCTGTGCCCTGGACTGCAGCTTCTGCTCCACCGGCAAGCAAGGCTTCAACAGCAACCTCACTGCCGCCGAAGTGATCGGCCAGGTGTGGCTTGCCAACAAATCCTTCGGGACCGTTCCTGCCAAAGTCGACCGCGCGATTACCAACGTGGTCATGATGGGCATGGGCGAGCCTTTGCTGAATTTCGACAACGTCATTGCCGCCATGAAAATCATGATGGATGACCTTGGCTATGGCATTTCCAAACGTCGTGTCACCTTGTCCACCTCGGGCGTGGTGCCGATGATCGACGAACTGGCCAAGCACATCGACGTGTCGCTGGCCCTTTCGCTGCACGCGCCGAACGACGAACTGCGCAACAAGCTGGTGCCGATCAACAAGAAGTACCCGCTGAAGATGCTGCTGGAATCGTGCATGGGCTACATGTCCACCTTGGGCGGCAAGCGCGTGCTCACCATCGAGTACACCCTGCTCAAGGACGTCAACGACCAGCCCGAGCATGCCGCGCAGATGATCGAACTGTTGCGCGATGTACCCTGCAAGATCAACCTGATCCCGTTCAACCCGTTCCCGCATTCGGGTTACGAGCGACCGAGCAACAACGCCATTCGTCGTTTCCAGGATCTGCTGCACCACGGTGGCTTCAACGTCACCACCCGTACCACGCGCGGTGACGATATCGACGCTGCCTGTGGCCAGCTGGTCGGTCAGGTCAATGACCGTACCCGTCGTAGTGAGCGCTACATCGCTGTTCGCCAGCTTTCTGCGGACGTCGAGCTGCCAGACAGCGCCGCCAGCCACTGA
- the der gene encoding ribosome biogenesis GTPase Der, giving the protein MVPVIALVGRPNVGKSTMFNRLTKTRDAIVGDLSGLTRDRQYGDASWQGRSFILIDTGGITGDEVGMDEKMAEQSLMAIEEADYVLFLVDARAGMTAADQMIAEHLRKRNKSAILVANKIDNIDPDVARAEFSPMGMGNAIPVAGSQGRGISALMEAVLGHLPRDAEEEALDQEVAEGEEAVRIPGPSEKDGIKIAIIGRPNVGKSTLVNRMLGEERVVVYDEPGTTRDSIYIPFERDGEKYTFIDTAGVRKRGKIHEEVEKFSVVKTLQAIKDANVVIFVMDAREGVVDHDLNLLGFALEAGRAIVIALNKWDGMEPGERAYVKTELERRLFFVDFADIHFISALHGTGVGNLYKSVQAAFQSAVTRWPTSRLTQILEDAVSEHQPPMVNGRRIKLRYAHLGGANPPLIVIHGNQTDSIPKSYSRYLENTYRRVLKLVGTPIRIEYKGGENPYEGKKNTLTDRQVNKKRRLMSHHKKAEKKRRDKR; this is encoded by the coding sequence ATGGTTCCCGTAATTGCCCTGGTGGGCCGCCCGAACGTCGGCAAATCCACCATGTTCAACCGCCTGACCAAGACCCGCGATGCCATCGTCGGTGACCTCTCGGGCCTGACCCGTGATCGCCAGTATGGTGATGCCAGCTGGCAGGGTCGCTCCTTCATCCTGATCGACACTGGTGGTATCACCGGTGACGAAGTGGGCATGGACGAGAAAATGGCCGAGCAGTCGCTCATGGCCATCGAAGAAGCCGACTATGTGCTGTTCCTGGTTGATGCCCGTGCGGGCATGACCGCAGCAGACCAGATGATCGCCGAGCACCTGCGCAAGCGGAACAAGTCGGCGATCCTGGTTGCCAACAAGATCGACAACATCGACCCCGACGTTGCCCGCGCCGAATTTTCGCCAATGGGCATGGGTAACGCCATTCCGGTGGCGGGCTCCCAGGGCCGTGGTATCAGTGCCCTGATGGAAGCCGTGCTCGGCCACTTGCCGCGCGATGCCGAAGAGGAAGCCCTCGACCAGGAGGTCGCTGAAGGTGAGGAAGCCGTGCGCATTCCTGGCCCAAGCGAGAAGGATGGCATCAAGATCGCCATCATCGGCCGCCCGAACGTTGGCAAGTCGACGCTGGTCAACCGCATGCTCGGCGAGGAGCGTGTGGTGGTCTACGACGAGCCGGGCACCACCCGTGACAGTATCTACATCCCGTTCGAGCGCGATGGCGAGAAGTACACCTTCATCGACACCGCCGGGGTGCGCAAGCGTGGCAAGATCCACGAGGAAGTCGAGAAGTTCTCGGTGGTGAAGACGTTGCAGGCGATCAAGGACGCCAACGTCGTCATCTTCGTCATGGATGCCCGCGAGGGTGTGGTCGACCATGACCTGAACCTGCTGGGCTTCGCCCTTGAAGCCGGTCGCGCCATCGTCATTGCCCTGAACAAGTGGGATGGCATGGAGCCGGGTGAGCGCGCCTACGTGAAGACCGAGCTGGAGCGCCGGCTGTTCTTCGTCGACTTTGCCGACATCCACTTCATTTCCGCGCTGCATGGCACGGGCGTGGGTAACTTGTACAAGTCGGTACAGGCTGCGTTCCAGTCCGCGGTCACCCGCTGGCCGACCAGCCGCCTGACGCAGATCCTCGAAGATGCCGTGAGCGAGCACCAGCCGCCGATGGTCAATGGTCGCCGCATCAAGCTGCGCTATGCCCACCTCGGCGGTGCGAACCCGCCGCTGATCGTGATCCACGGCAACCAGACCGACAGCATTCCCAAGTCGTACTCGCGTTACCTGGAAAACACCTATCGCCGGGTGCTCAAGCTGGTCGGTACGCCGATCCGTATCGAGTACAAGGGCGGTGAGAACCCGTACGAGGGCAAGAAGAACACCCTTACCGATCGCCAGGTCAACAAGAAACGCCGCCTGATGTCGCACCACAAGAAGGCCGAGAAGAAGCGTCGCGACAAGCGCTAA
- the fdx gene encoding ISC system 2Fe-2S type ferredoxin yields MPLVTFLPHEKFCPEGLTVEVEPGTNILELAHDHHIEMESACGGVKACTTCHCIVRKGFDSLEEADELEEDMLDKAWGLEAQSRLGCQVVVADEDLTIEIPKYSLNHAAEAPH; encoded by the coding sequence ATGCCGCTGGTGACATTCCTGCCGCATGAGAAGTTCTGCCCCGAGGGGCTGACCGTGGAGGTCGAGCCCGGGACCAACATCCTGGAGCTGGCCCACGACCATCACATCGAGATGGAAAGTGCCTGCGGCGGCGTCAAGGCCTGCACCACTTGCCACTGCATCGTGCGCAAGGGCTTCGATTCGCTCGAAGAGGCTGACGAACTGGAAGAGGACATGCTGGACAAAGCCTGGGGCCTGGAGGCGCAGTCGCGCCTTGGCTGTCAGGTGGTCGTCGCTGACGAAGACCTGACCATCGAGATCCCCAAGTATTCGCTCAACCACGCTGCCGAAGCACCGCACTGA
- the bamB gene encoding outer membrane protein assembly factor BamB, translated as MIGWKHAAVLTLAVLAAGCSSNSKKELPPAELTKFTEEVVLKKQWSRSIGDGQGETYNTLVPAIENDRIYASDVNGEVYALDRITGDVVWKKDLELKVSGAVGVGYGLVMLGTLKGEVIALDSSTGEERWRSRVTSEVLAPPANNGDVVVVQTQDDRLIGLDAATGDRRWIYENSPAVLTLRGTGAPIATNRLAVAGLSTGKVVAVDINNGVPVWESRVAIPQGRSELDRVVDIDGGLLLSGGILYVSTYQGRVAGLDLESGRELWQRDASSYVGVAQGFGNVYVSEASGSVEGIDERSSSALWTNDSMARRQLTAPEVFSSYVAVGDFEGYLHLLSQVDGRFVGRERIDSDGLRARPLVVGDTIYVFGNSGKLEALTIR; from the coding sequence GTGATCGGTTGGAAACATGCAGCAGTGCTGACCCTGGCCGTACTGGCCGCAGGTTGCAGCAGCAACAGCAAGAAGGAACTGCCCCCGGCCGAGCTGACCAAGTTCACCGAGGAAGTGGTGCTGAAGAAGCAGTGGAGCCGTTCGATCGGTGACGGCCAGGGTGAAACCTACAACACCCTGGTACCGGCCATCGAGAACGACCGCATCTACGCTTCCGACGTCAACGGCGAAGTCTATGCCCTTGATCGCATCACCGGTGACGTAGTGTGGAAGAAGGACCTGGAGCTGAAGGTTTCCGGCGCAGTTGGCGTGGGCTACGGCCTGGTCATGCTCGGTACCCTCAAGGGTGAAGTCATTGCCCTGGACTCCAGCACCGGTGAAGAGCGTTGGCGCTCGCGCGTGACCAGCGAAGTGCTGGCCCCGCCTGCCAACAACGGTGACGTGGTAGTGGTGCAGACCCAGGACGACCGCCTGATTGGCCTGGATGCCGCCACTGGCGACCGCCGTTGGATCTACGAAAACTCCCCGGCCGTGCTGACGCTGCGTGGCACCGGTGCGCCGATCGCCACCAACCGCCTGGCTGTTGCCGGCCTGTCTACCGGCAAGGTTGTGGCGGTGGACATCAACAACGGTGTGCCGGTGTGGGAAAGCCGTGTGGCCATCCCGCAGGGGCGTTCCGAGCTGGACCGTGTGGTCGACATTGACGGCGGCCTGCTGCTGTCCGGTGGTATCTTGTACGTCAGCACCTACCAGGGGCGCGTTGCTGGCCTGGACCTGGAAAGCGGCCGCGAGCTGTGGCAGCGCGATGCCTCCAGCTACGTGGGTGTCGCTCAGGGCTTCGGTAACGTCTATGTGAGCGAGGCTTCCGGCTCGGTCGAGGGTATCGATGAGCGGTCTTCCAGTGCCCTGTGGACCAACGACTCGATGGCGCGTCGCCAACTGACGGCGCCTGAAGTGTTCTCCAGCTACGTAGCGGTAGGGGACTTCGAAGGCTATCTGCACTTGCTCAGCCAGGTCGATGGCCGTTTCGTTGGCCGTGAGCGCATTGACAGCGATGGCCTGCGCGCCCGCCCGCTTGTGGTCGGCGACACCATCTATGTCTTCGGCAACAGCGGCAAGCTCGAGGCACTGACCATCCGCTGA
- a CDS encoding tetratricopeptide repeat protein — protein MSSTDDDDLAGIKDWWSRNGKPLLTGALLAGVVVLGWNTWHKYQNNQSQGASQLYQALIETSLTPTGQPDTTKVAELAGKLKSEFGGTAYAQYGSLFVAKVAVDSGKLDDAAAELKSVLDNPADVTLGEISRQRLARVLAAQNKAEDALKLLDGDADKAFLASREELKGDLLVQLGRPDDAHSAYEKAKAALSDDAAVGGLQLKLDDLAKGDA, from the coding sequence GTGTCGAGTACCGATGATGATGACCTGGCAGGGATCAAGGACTGGTGGAGCCGCAACGGTAAGCCGCTGCTGACCGGCGCTTTGCTGGCTGGCGTGGTGGTGTTGGGCTGGAATACCTGGCACAAGTACCAGAACAACCAGTCGCAAGGTGCCTCGCAGTTGTATCAGGCGTTGATTGAAACCAGCCTGACACCGACCGGCCAGCCGGACACCACCAAGGTCGCGGAGCTGGCCGGCAAGCTCAAGAGCGAGTTTGGCGGTACCGCTTACGCCCAGTACGGCAGCCTTTTCGTGGCCAAGGTCGCGGTCGACAGCGGCAAGCTCGATGACGCCGCAGCCGAGCTGAAAAGCGTGCTGGACAATCCGGCCGACGTCACGCTGGGCGAGATTTCGCGTCAGCGTCTGGCGCGTGTACTGGCAGCCCAGAACAAGGCCGAAGATGCCCTGAAGCTGCTCGACGGCGACGCCGATAAAGCCTTTCTGGCCAGCCGTGAAGAGTTGAAAGGGGACCTGCTGGTTCAGCTGGGTCGCCCCGACGACGCACACAGCGCTTACGAAAAAGCCAAGGCCGCGCTGTCCGATGATGCGGCGGTCGGTGGCTTGCAATTGAAGCTGGATGACCTGGCTAAAGGGGACGCGTAA
- a CDS encoding nucleoside-diphosphate kinase, which produces MAVQRTFSIIKPDAVAKNVIGKITTRFEEAGLKIVASKMKQLSKAEAEGFYAEHSERGFFGDLVAFMTSGPVVVQVLEGENAIAKNRELMGATNPKEAAAGTIRADFAESIDANAVHGSDSEAAAAREIAYFFAATEVTTR; this is translated from the coding sequence ATGGCTGTTCAACGTACTTTCTCCATCATCAAGCCTGACGCTGTTGCCAAAAACGTCATCGGCAAGATCACCACTCGCTTCGAAGAAGCCGGCCTGAAAATCGTTGCCTCGAAAATGAAGCAACTGTCCAAAGCCGAAGCCGAAGGCTTCTACGCTGAGCACAGCGAGCGCGGCTTCTTCGGTGACCTGGTTGCCTTCATGACTTCCGGTCCGGTCGTTGTCCAGGTTCTGGAAGGCGAGAACGCCATCGCCAAGAACCGTGAGCTGATGGGCGCTACCAACCCTAAAGAAGCTGCTGCCGGCACCATCCGTGCTGACTTCGCCGAGTCGATCGACGCCAACGCCGTTCACGGTTCGGACTCCGAAGCTGCTGCTGCTCGCGAAATCGCTTACTTCTTCGCTGCTACCGAGGTAACCACTCGCTAA
- the hisS gene encoding histidine--tRNA ligase, protein MSKSLQAIRGMNDILPEQSPLWRYFEGTVAGLLDTYGYSQIRTPIVEFTELFKRSIGEVTDIVEKEMYTFEDRNGDSLTLRPEGTAACVRAVLEHGITGNGQVQKLWYIGQMFRHERPQKGRYRQFHQIGVEVFNLDGPDIDAELIMLTWRLWGQLGIQDAVKLELNSLGTSEARARYRDALVEFLSARLEQLDEDSQRRLKSNPLRILDSKDPNTQAVLVGAPKLEEYLDEESRVHFEGLKARLDAAGIPFVINTKLVRGLDYYSKTVFEWVTDKLGAQGTVCAGGRYDGLVEQMGGKPTTGVGFAMGIERLILLLETLGKVPDSISRQIDVYLCAFGEQAELAGLRLSEGLRDRLPGLRLAVNAGGGSFKSQFKKADKSGALFALILGDDELAKQEIGLKPLRGQGEQQNIAWDALAEHLETAIAQA, encoded by the coding sequence GTGAGCAAATCGCTGCAAGCCATCCGTGGCATGAACGACATCCTGCCAGAACAGTCGCCGCTGTGGCGCTACTTTGAAGGCACCGTGGCCGGCCTGCTGGACACCTACGGGTACAGCCAGATCCGCACGCCGATCGTCGAGTTCACCGAGCTGTTCAAACGCTCGATCGGTGAAGTGACCGACATCGTCGAAAAAGAGATGTACACCTTCGAGGACCGCAACGGCGATTCGCTGACCCTGCGCCCTGAAGGCACCGCTGCCTGCGTGCGAGCGGTGCTCGAGCACGGCATCACCGGCAACGGTCAGGTGCAGAAGCTGTGGTACATCGGCCAGATGTTCCGCCACGAGCGCCCGCAGAAGGGCCGTTACCGTCAGTTCCACCAGATTGGCGTGGAAGTGTTCAACCTGGACGGCCCGGACATCGATGCCGAGCTGATCATGTTGACCTGGCGCCTGTGGGGCCAGTTGGGCATCCAGGACGCGGTCAAGCTCGAGCTCAACAGCCTGGGCACCAGTGAAGCCCGCGCACGCTACCGTGACGCGCTGGTCGAATTCCTTTCGGCGCGTCTGGAGCAGTTGGACGAAGACAGCCAGCGTCGCCTGAAGAGCAACCCGCTGCGCATCCTCGACAGCAAGGACCCGAACACCCAGGCGGTGCTGGTCGGCGCGCCGAAGCTGGAAGAATACCTGGACGAAGAATCGCGCGTGCACTTCGAGGGGCTCAAGGCCCGCCTGGATGCCGCCGGTATTCCGTTCGTGATCAATACCAAGCTGGTACGTGGCCTGGACTATTACAGCAAGACCGTGTTCGAGTGGGTAACCGACAAGCTTGGCGCCCAGGGCACCGTGTGCGCGGGTGGCCGTTACGACGGCCTGGTCGAACAGATGGGTGGCAAGCCGACCACTGGCGTTGGTTTCGCCATGGGCATCGAGCGCCTGATACTGCTGTTGGAAACCCTGGGCAAGGTGCCGGACTCCATCAGCCGCCAGATCGACGTGTACCTGTGCGCCTTTGGCGAGCAGGCGGAGCTGGCCGGCCTGCGCCTGTCCGAAGGCCTGCGCGACCGCTTGCCGGGCCTGCGCCTGGCCGTCAACGCCGGTGGTGGCAGCTTCAAGAGCCAGTTCAAGAAAGCCGACAAGAGCGGTGCACTGTTCGCCCTGATCCTCGGCGACGACGAGCTGGCCAAGCAAGAAATCGGCTTGAAGCCCCTGCGTGGCCAGGGCGAACAACAGAACATTGCCTGGGATGCTCTTGCAGAGCACCTGGAAACCGCGATCGCGCAGGCGTAA
- a CDS encoding DUF4115 domain-containing protein: MNAAHPEVAVAPGQNPGELLRLAREKRDWSQAEVARKLNLTVSSLNHVETGAFDKLPGHTFARGYIRAYAKLMDLDQAALVDAFDRYTGTHAKGSDVHSLGRIEEPVRLSHNILRGVSLLLLVAVVGGGFFWWQDQGSLRGKELAKIALEHVEVESADGTTQIHPLDEPEDQAVSVGQQAESAPLALEPGAAEQPAANEQAPVSSTTATAAAPAPAQQAPVQPAPAASPEPITPPVQPTAAPVPAPAVAAAEPAAVPAGSAKVAIQFTADCWTQVSDGNGKVLFSAIKRKGDNLELTGKPPFAVRLGFARGAQVSYNGQPVDVAPFTSGETARLKLGQ; encoded by the coding sequence ATGAACGCCGCGCATCCCGAAGTAGCTGTAGCGCCTGGCCAGAACCCCGGTGAGCTTTTGCGCCTGGCCCGTGAGAAACGGGACTGGTCTCAAGCCGAGGTGGCCCGCAAGCTCAACCTCACTGTCAGTTCGTTGAACCACGTGGAAACCGGCGCCTTCGACAAGCTGCCCGGGCATACTTTCGCTCGTGGCTACATTCGCGCCTACGCCAAGCTGATGGACCTTGACCAGGCCGCCCTGGTAGATGCCTTCGACCGCTACACCGGTACCCACGCCAAAGGCAGCGACGTGCATTCGCTGGGCCGTATCGAAGAGCCTGTGCGGCTGTCGCACAACATCCTGCGCGGCGTCAGCCTGCTGTTGCTGGTGGCTGTTGTCGGTGGTGGCTTTTTCTGGTGGCAGGACCAGGGCAGCCTGCGGGGCAAGGAGCTGGCCAAGATTGCCCTGGAGCACGTCGAAGTCGAAAGCGCCGACGGCACTACACAGATTCACCCGCTCGATGAGCCTGAAGACCAGGCCGTTTCCGTTGGCCAGCAAGCTGAGAGTGCACCGCTGGCTCTGGAGCCGGGCGCTGCCGAGCAGCCTGCTGCCAATGAACAAGCGCCGGTAAGCTCGACCACAGCCACTGCCGCAGCGCCTGCTCCGGCACAGCAAGCGCCCGTGCAGCCCGCACCCGCTGCTTCGCCTGAGCCGATTACGCCTCCGGTACAGCCCACTGCTGCACCAGTACCTGCACCGGCAGTGGCCGCCGCTGAGCCTGCCGCGGTGCCGGCTGGCAGTGCCAAGGTCGCCATCCAGTTCACCGCCGATTGCTGGACCCAGGTCAGCGACGGCAATGGCAAGGTGCTGTTCAGCGCCATCAAGCGCAAGGGGGACAACCTCGAGCTGACCGGCAAGCCGCCATTCGCGGTACGCTTGGGCTTTGCCCGGGGCGCCCAGGTCAGCTACAACGGCCAGCCCGTTGATGTTGCTCCGTTCACCAGTGGCGAGACTGCTCGCCTGAAGTTGGGACAGTAA
- the pilW gene encoding type IV pilus biogenesis/stability protein PilW: MSLRAASILALSLLAGCVSGGASDPLASRQGRAEAGRAYVQLGLGYLQQGLTEQAKAPLGKALALDDQDADAHAALAVVFQAEGEPALAGAHFRKALLISRGDTRIRNNYGSFLYAQGRFAEAKQMFRLASADTLYPERSRVYENLGLTALKLERRDQAHAYLLKALQLNQHQPKALLEMAELSYENRHYVPARDYYDRFSQLSDHDARSLLLGSRLARVFDEQGALAELGQQLQRLYPGTPEYQQYLSEQR, translated from the coding sequence ATGAGCCTGCGCGCCGCGTCGATCCTTGCGCTTTCGCTGCTGGCCGGCTGCGTGTCAGGCGGCGCGAGCGACCCTTTGGCCAGCCGCCAGGGCAGGGCGGAGGCAGGGCGGGCTTATGTGCAGCTTGGCTTGGGTTATTTGCAACAAGGATTGACCGAGCAGGCCAAGGCGCCGCTGGGCAAGGCCCTGGCACTGGATGATCAGGATGCCGACGCGCACGCGGCCCTGGCGGTAGTGTTTCAAGCCGAAGGTGAGCCGGCGCTGGCCGGAGCACACTTTCGCAAGGCCTTGCTGATAAGTCGCGGTGACACGCGAATTCGCAACAATTACGGCAGTTTCCTTTATGCTCAGGGACGATTTGCCGAGGCCAAGCAGATGTTTCGCCTGGCCAGTGCCGATACCCTGTATCCTGAGCGTTCACGCGTGTATGAAAATCTGGGCCTGACCGCCCTGAAGCTCGAACGCCGCGATCAGGCGCACGCGTATCTGTTGAAAGCGTTACAACTCAACCAGCACCAACCAAAAGCGTTGCTGGAAATGGCTGAGTTGTCCTACGAAAACAGGCATTATGTGCCGGCCCGGGACTACTACGATCGTTTCAGCCAGTTGAGCGACCACGACGCCCGTAGCCTGCTGCTGGGCAGCCGCCTTGCCAGGGTGTTCGACGAGCAGGGCGCACTGGCCGAGTTGGGCCAGCAATTACAACGACTTTATCCCGGTACGCCGGAATACCAGCAATACCTGTCGGAGCAACGATGA
- the ispG gene encoding flavodoxin-dependent (E)-4-hydroxy-3-methylbut-2-enyl-diphosphate synthase — protein sequence MHGESPIKRRESRKIWVGNVPVGGDAPIAVQSMTNTDTNDVAATVAQIQRLVDAGVDIVRVSVPDMDAAEAFGKIKQLVSVPLVADIHFDYKIALRVAELGVDCLRINPGNIGREDRVRAVVDAARDRGIPIRIGVNAGSLEKDLQKKYGEPTPAALVESALRHVEHLDRLDFQDFKVSVKASDVFMAVEAYRLLAKQIVQPLHLGITEAGGLRSGTVKSAVGLGMLLAEGIGDTIRISLAADPVEEVKVGYDILKSLHLRSRGINFIACPSCSRQNFDVVKTMNELEGRLEDLLVPLDVAVIGCVVNGPGEAKEAHVGLTGGTPNLIYIDGKPAQKLTNDNLVDELEKLIRQKAAEKAEADAALIVRG from the coding sequence ATGCACGGCGAATCTCCGATCAAACGTCGCGAATCCCGCAAAATCTGGGTTGGCAATGTGCCGGTGGGCGGTGATGCGCCCATCGCGGTGCAGAGCATGACCAACACCGACACCAACGATGTCGCTGCTACCGTGGCGCAAATCCAGCGTCTGGTCGATGCTGGCGTGGATATCGTGCGGGTCTCGGTACCGGACATGGACGCCGCCGAAGCTTTTGGCAAGATCAAGCAACTGGTCAGCGTGCCGCTGGTCGCCGACATCCATTTCGACTACAAGATCGCATTGCGCGTTGCCGAGCTGGGCGTTGATTGCCTGCGTATCAACCCGGGCAACATCGGTCGTGAAGACCGTGTACGCGCCGTGGTCGATGCCGCCCGCGACCGCGGCATTCCGATTCGTATCGGGGTTAACGCCGGTTCGCTGGAAAAAGACCTGCAGAAGAAGTACGGCGAACCGACCCCGGCTGCGCTGGTCGAGTCGGCCCTGCGCCACGTCGAGCATCTCGACCGCCTGGATTTCCAGGACTTCAAGGTAAGCGTCAAGGCCTCGGACGTGTTCATGGCTGTCGAAGCCTACCGTTTGCTGGCCAAGCAGATCGTACAACCGCTGCATCTGGGCATCACTGAAGCCGGCGGCCTGCGTTCGGGGACGGTGAAGTCCGCCGTCGGCCTCGGTATGCTGCTGGCCGAGGGTATTGGCGATACCATCCGTATCTCGCTGGCGGCCGACCCGGTCGAAGAAGTGAAAGTCGGCTACGACATCCTCAAGTCGCTGCATCTGCGTTCGCGTGGCATCAACTTCATTGCCTGCCCGAGCTGCTCGCGGCAGAACTTCGATGTGGTCAAGACCATGAACGAGCTGGAAGGGCGTCTGGAAGACCTGCTGGTACCGCTGGATGTGGCGGTGATCGGTTGCGTGGTCAACGGCCCGGGTGAAGCCAAGGAAGCCCATGTAGGGTTGACCGGCGGCACGCCGAACCTGATCTACATCGACGGCAAGCCTGCGCAGAAACTGACCAATGACAACCTGGTCGATGAGCTGGAAAAGCTCATCCGCCAGAAAGCGGCCGAAAAGGCCGAAGCCGACGCGGCGCTGATCGTCCGTGGCTGA